From Paracoccus suum, the proteins below share one genomic window:
- a CDS encoding TRAP transporter large permease, with protein sequence MSALIIFGLLTMLMLTGMPISIALGLTVLTFLFTMTTVPIDTVALKLFTGIEKFEIMAIPFFILAGNFLTHGGVARRMINFATAMVGHWHGGLGLAGVIACALFAAVSGSSPATVVAIGSVILPAMVAQGFPKSFGAGVITTSGALGILIPPSIVMVMYAVATSGMQVTGPDGKIVASASVGELFIAGVIPGMMLAGFLAFTTWYRARKFNYPRLARATFAQRWRAFRDAMWGLLLIVIVIGGIYAGIFTPTEAAAMSAVYAFVIAVFVYKDMRLADVPKVLLSSANMSAMLLYIITNAVLFSFLMTSEGIPQALGNWMVDAGLTWWAFLIVVNILLLMAGNFMEPSSIVLIMAPILFPVAVRLGIDPVHFGIMIVVNMEVGMCHPPVGLNLYVASGITKMGITELTVAVWPWLLTMLIFLVLVTYVPAISLWLPHMLGM encoded by the coding sequence ATGAGCGCACTAATCATCTTTGGTCTGCTGACCATGCTGATGCTGACCGGCATGCCGATCAGTATCGCGCTGGGCCTCACGGTTCTGACGTTCCTGTTCACCATGACCACGGTGCCGATCGATACGGTGGCGCTGAAGCTGTTCACCGGCATCGAGAAGTTCGAGATCATGGCGATCCCGTTCTTCATCCTTGCCGGCAACTTCCTGACCCATGGCGGCGTCGCGAGGCGCATGATCAACTTTGCCACCGCGATGGTCGGGCACTGGCACGGCGGCCTCGGCCTTGCCGGCGTCATCGCCTGCGCCCTGTTCGCGGCAGTATCCGGCAGTTCGCCCGCGACGGTGGTGGCCATCGGCAGCGTGATCCTGCCGGCGATGGTCGCGCAGGGCTTTCCCAAAAGCTTTGGCGCCGGCGTCATCACCACGTCCGGCGCGCTCGGCATCCTGATCCCGCCGTCAATCGTGATGGTCATGTATGCCGTCGCGACCTCGGGGATGCAGGTCACTGGACCGGATGGGAAGATCGTCGCCAGCGCGTCGGTGGGCGAGTTGTTCATCGCCGGCGTCATTCCGGGGATGATGCTGGCCGGCTTTCTGGCCTTCACCACCTGGTACCGTGCCCGCAAGTTCAACTATCCGCGCCTTGCACGCGCCACCTTCGCGCAACGCTGGCGGGCTTTCCGCGACGCCATGTGGGGTCTGCTGCTGATCGTGATCGTGATCGGCGGCATCTATGCCGGCATCTTCACGCCGACCGAAGCAGCGGCCATGTCGGCGGTCTACGCCTTTGTCATCGCAGTGTTCGTCTACAAGGACATGCGCCTTGCCGACGTGCCCAAGGTGTTGCTCTCCAGCGCGAACATGTCGGCGATGCTGCTCTACATCATCACCAACGCGGTGCTGTTCAGCTTCCTGATGACCTCCGAGGGAATCCCGCAGGCGCTGGGCAACTGGATGGTCGATGCCGGCCTGACCTGGTGGGCCTTCCTGATCGTGGTCAACATCCTATTGCTGATGGCCGGCAACTTCATGGAGCCTTCGTCCATCGTCCTGATCATGGCGCCGATCCTGTTCCCGGTCGCCGTGCGGCTGGGGATCGATCCGGTCCACTTCGGCATCATGATCGTCGTCAACATGGAGGTCGGGATGTGTCACCCTCCCGTCGGCCTCAACCTCTATGTCGCCAGCGGCATCACCAAGATGGGAATCACCGAATTGACAGTTGCGGTCTGGCCGTGGCTGCTGACGATGCTGATCTTCCTCGTCCTGGTGACTTATGTGCCGGCCATCAGCCTGTGGCTGCCGCATATGCTGGGGATGTAG
- a CDS encoding multidrug effflux MFS transporter has product MPSHLFRLALILGLLSAVGPFAIDMYLPALPKVASDLGVSETAAQATLSVYFLVFGIAQLIYGPMADAIGRRRPMLIGVAIFTAASVAASFAPDLPTLVFARAVQALGAATLMVVPRAVIRDLSTGPDAARMMAAIMIVISVSPMLAPLAGSAVMAVADWRWIFGVLALASLISLALITFALPETLRPENRRPVRVAEMRAGAVRLLTDRRFMGLTFIGGFAMSSFFVFLAMATFVYTKTFGLGPTGFSLAFAVNAIGFFTASQFAGPLAARLGMERAIAIAITGFAGSMLLLLAVVAAGFGSLPIIIAGLFIANAFLGLVMPTTMVMALDPHPDIAGLASSLGGTLQMLTGAGMITLIGAVLDSTPLSMIAGIAFCGALAWLVAAATLPRLRLGLSF; this is encoded by the coding sequence ATGCCCTCGCATCTGTTCCGCCTGGCCCTGATTCTGGGGCTTCTCTCGGCTGTTGGCCCGTTTGCCATCGACATGTACCTGCCCGCCCTGCCCAAGGTCGCCTCGGACCTCGGCGTCAGCGAGACGGCGGCGCAGGCGACCCTCAGCGTCTATTTCCTGGTCTTCGGCATCGCCCAACTGATTTACGGTCCGATGGCAGACGCAATTGGCCGTCGGCGGCCGATGCTCATCGGGGTCGCGATCTTTACCGCGGCATCGGTCGCGGCCAGCTTTGCGCCGGACCTGCCGACCCTGGTTTTTGCCCGCGCCGTTCAGGCGCTGGGCGCGGCGACGCTGATGGTGGTGCCCCGCGCGGTGATCCGCGATCTGTCCACGGGCCCGGACGCGGCACGGATGATGGCCGCGATCATGATCGTGATCTCGGTCTCGCCGATGCTGGCACCGTTGGCCGGCTCGGCCGTCATGGCGGTGGCGGACTGGCGCTGGATTTTCGGCGTGCTGGCGCTCGCTTCGCTCATCAGCCTCGCGCTCATCACCTTTGCCCTGCCCGAGACGCTGCGGCCCGAAAACCGCCGCCCCGTGCGGGTGGCCGAGATGCGGGCTGGCGCCGTCCGCCTGCTGACCGACCGCCGCTTCATGGGGCTGACGTTCATCGGCGGCTTTGCCATGTCCAGCTTCTTCGTCTTTTTGGCGATGGCGACCTTTGTCTACACCAAGACCTTCGGCCTTGGGCCGACCGGGTTCTCGCTGGCCTTTGCAGTGAATGCGATCGGCTTTTTCACGGCCTCGCAGTTCGCCGGCCCGCTCGCGGCGCGGCTGGGGATGGAGCGCGCGATCGCCATCGCGATCACCGGCTTCGCTGGCTCGATGCTGCTGCTGCTCGCGGTTGTCGCAGCGGGTTTCGGCAGCCTTCCGATCATCATCGCGGGGCTGTTCATCGCCAACGCGTTCCTGGGCTTGGTGATGCCGACGACCATGGTCATGGCGCTGGACCCGCATCCGGACATCGCCGGCCTCGCCTCCTCGCTCGGCGGAACGTTGCAGATGTTGACAGGCGCCGGGATGATCACGCTGATCGGGGCGGTGCTGGACAGCACACCGCTTTCGATGATCGCCGGGATCGCGTTCTGCGGCGCCCTCGCCTGGCTGGTCGCAGCGGCGACCCTTCCGCGGCTGCGGCTTGGCCTGAGCTTCTGA
- a CDS encoding potassium transporter Kup, protein MAMTDALRSPGDNAPGGLPPPPDLRTPPEHHHASHEKLRAGLVLSCLGVVYGDIGTSPLYALRESLVHAHEHQMKETAVIGIVSMLFWTVFLIVTVKYVVLILRADNNGEGGTLSLVAKAQQALGGRRAWWLYLTGIVGVSLFFGDSMITPAISVLSAVEGVNLVAPGLDRYIVPVTLGIVFILFWAQRHGTEAVSRLFGPVMFIWFTTMAVLGASHIMDDGRILQALNPLRAISFIWQNGAGALPVMGSVFLAVTGAEALYADMGHFGKRPVRVAWTGIVWPALGLAYLGQGAMVLADPSKSNNPFFNMAPEWGLLPLVILATAATVIASQAVISGAFSVAQQAVQLGLLPRLEIQHTSDTQLGQVFLPKVNFILLCGVVGLILAFGSSARLASAYGIAVTGDMVITSMLAIIVFRWAWKWPWVVVLGIMLPILAIEVVFFYANVLKVVDGGWIPLVFAAMAITSMVVWLKGTQLLQAKLGADSVKLDFLVRKLEASPPTIVPGTAVFLTADPNIAPAALMHNLKHNRVLHDRNVITRVEVATTPRVPDHARLRVEQLSPHFWRVGCRFGYMEQPNVPRALADARALGLKFDIMSTSYFLNRRTLKIGKSRMMPIWAARLFAGLYRSSSEPTNFYRLPSNRVVELGQQINI, encoded by the coding sequence ATGGCGATGACCGATGCCCTGCGCAGCCCCGGCGACAACGCGCCCGGCGGGCTGCCACCGCCGCCAGATTTGCGCACCCCGCCAGAGCATCACCATGCCTCGCATGAAAAATTGCGGGCCGGACTTGTCCTCAGCTGCCTCGGGGTCGTCTACGGCGACATCGGTACCTCGCCCCTTTATGCGCTGCGAGAATCCCTTGTCCACGCCCATGAACATCAGATGAAAGAGACGGCGGTCATCGGCATCGTGTCGATGCTGTTCTGGACAGTCTTTCTGATCGTCACGGTCAAATATGTCGTCCTGATCCTACGCGCGGACAACAACGGCGAGGGCGGCACGCTTTCGCTGGTGGCCAAGGCCCAGCAGGCCCTCGGTGGGCGCCGCGCCTGGTGGCTGTATCTGACCGGTATCGTCGGCGTTTCGCTGTTTTTCGGCGATTCCATGATTACGCCGGCGATCTCCGTCCTGTCAGCGGTCGAGGGGGTGAACCTGGTCGCGCCCGGGCTCGACCGCTATATCGTGCCGGTCACGCTGGGGATCGTGTTCATCCTCTTTTGGGCGCAGCGCCACGGGACCGAGGCAGTCTCGCGCCTGTTCGGGCCGGTCATGTTCATCTGGTTCACGACCATGGCGGTGCTGGGCGCCAGCCACATCATGGACGACGGCCGCATCCTGCAGGCGCTGAACCCGCTGCGGGCCATCAGTTTCATCTGGCAGAACGGTGCGGGCGCGCTGCCGGTCATGGGTTCGGTCTTTCTGGCCGTGACCGGGGCCGAGGCGCTTTACGCGGACATGGGCCATTTCGGTAAACGACCGGTGCGCGTGGCCTGGACCGGTATCGTCTGGCCTGCCCTCGGGCTCGCCTATCTCGGGCAGGGCGCAATGGTGCTGGCTGATCCGTCCAAGTCGAATAACCCGTTCTTCAACATGGCCCCTGAATGGGGCCTGCTGCCGCTGGTGATCCTGGCGACGGCCGCGACGGTGATCGCCAGTCAAGCGGTCATTTCCGGCGCGTTCTCGGTTGCGCAGCAGGCCGTGCAACTGGGGCTGCTGCCGCGACTCGAGATCCAGCACACCTCGGATACGCAGCTTGGGCAGGTGTTCCTGCCCAAGGTAAACTTCATCCTGCTGTGCGGCGTGGTGGGGCTGATCCTCGCCTTTGGCAGCTCGGCGCGACTGGCCTCGGCCTATGGGATCGCGGTCACCGGGGACATGGTCATCACCTCGATGCTGGCAATCATCGTCTTTCGCTGGGCCTGGAAATGGCCATGGGTGGTGGTCCTGGGGATCATGCTGCCGATCCTCGCCATCGAGGTGGTGTTCTTCTATGCCAACGTTCTGAAAGTGGTGGACGGCGGCTGGATCCCCCTGGTCTTTGCCGCCATGGCCATCACCTCGATGGTGGTCTGGCTGAAAGGCACGCAGCTGCTGCAGGCGAAGCTCGGCGCGGACAGCGTCAAGCTGGACTTCCTGGTACGCAAGCTGGAGGCCTCGCCGCCCACAATAGTGCCCGGCACGGCGGTGTTCCTGACCGCCGATCCGAACATCGCGCCGGCCGCGCTGATGCATAACCTCAAGCATAACCGCGTGCTGCACGACCGTAATGTCATCACCCGGGTCGAAGTCGCGACGACGCCGCGTGTGCCGGACCACGCGCGCTTGCGGGTCGAGCAACTGAGCCCACATTTCTGGCGCGTGGGCTGCCGCTTTGGTTACATGGAACAGCCGAACGTGCCGCGCGCCCTGGCCGATGCCCGCGCGCTGGGGCTAAAATTCGACATCATGTCGACCAGCTATTTCCTGAACCGCCGCACGCTGAAGATTGGGAAGTCACGGATGATGCCGATCTGGGCCGCGCGGCTGTTCGCCGGCCTCTACCGCTCGTCGTCAGAACCGACGAACTTTTACCGCCTGCCCTCCAACCGGGTGGTCGAGCTGGGCCAGCAGATCAACATCTGA
- a CDS encoding YcbK family protein: protein MTLDSISRRGILGIFAATTVAAAPVMANAFGISRGAGNYRRISMYSGRTGESIDTVYWVDGKYIRDALNEINIFMRDWRTGTMVGIDPRTIDIATASHRLLQTNEPYMMLSGYRSPQTNAMLRSQSSGVARNSLHMVGKAADLRLKSRSVGQMYQAAAACRGGGVGKYSRSNFVHMDCGPMRHWGG, encoded by the coding sequence ATGACTCTGGACAGCATCTCCCGGCGCGGGATCCTTGGTATCTTTGCGGCGACGACCGTGGCTGCGGCCCCGGTAATGGCGAACGCCTTCGGAATCTCGCGTGGTGCCGGCAACTACCGGCGCATCAGCATGTATTCCGGCCGCACGGGCGAGAGCATCGACACCGTGTACTGGGTGGATGGCAAGTACATCCGCGACGCCCTGAACGAGATCAACATCTTCATGCGCGACTGGCGGACCGGCACGATGGTCGGCATCGACCCGCGCACGATCGACATCGCAACCGCCTCGCACCGGCTTTTGCAGACCAATGAGCCCTACATGATGCTGTCGGGCTACCGCTCGCCGCAGACCAACGCGATGCTGCGCTCGCAGTCGTCGGGCGTCGCACGCAACTCGCTGCATATGGTCGGCAAGGCCGCGGACCTGCGGCTGAAATCGCGGTCGGTCGGGCAGATGTACCAGGCCGCGGCGGCCTGCCGGGGTGGCGGGGTCGGGAAATATTCACGCTCGAACTTTGTGCACATGGACTGCGGCCCGATGCGCCACTGGGGCGGCTGA
- a CDS encoding aspartate aminotransferase family protein: protein MALDRKPAPNDLSAFWMPFTANRQFKAQPRMLVGAKDMHYTAADGRQVLDGTAGLWCCNAGHCRPKITQAITETASTLDYAPAFQIGHPGAFELANRLVDIAPEGIEHVFYTNSGSEAVDTALKIALAYHRARGEASRTRLIGRERGYHGVGFGGISVGGIVNNRRFFGTALNGVDHLPHTHLKENAFTKGQPEHGAYLAEELERLVALHGAETIAAVIVEPMAGSTGVLLPPKGYLEKLRELTTKHGILLIFDEVITGFGRLGSPFAAQHFGVIPDMMTCAKGLTNGVIPMGAVLTSGAIHDAFMQGPDHVIELFHGYTYSGNPIASAAGIATLETYADGNLLTRAAKLEKHWEKALHGLADHPNVIDIRNMGLIGAVELASIPDAPGKRAFDAFVKAFEAGIMIRITGDTIALSPPLIISEEQIDELISTLGSVIKATA from the coding sequence ATGGCTCTAGACCGCAAGCCTGCGCCCAATGATCTCAGCGCCTTCTGGATGCCATTCACGGCCAATCGCCAGTTCAAGGCGCAGCCGCGGATGCTGGTCGGGGCCAAGGACATGCACTACACCGCGGCGGACGGCCGGCAGGTGCTGGACGGCACGGCGGGCCTATGGTGCTGCAATGCCGGCCATTGCCGACCGAAGATCACTCAGGCGATCACCGAGACGGCCAGCACGCTCGATTACGCACCCGCGTTCCAGATCGGCCACCCCGGTGCGTTCGAACTGGCCAACCGGCTCGTCGACATCGCGCCGGAGGGGATCGAGCATGTATTTTATACGAACTCCGGCTCGGAGGCTGTTGATACGGCACTGAAAATCGCTCTCGCCTATCACCGGGCGCGGGGCGAGGCCTCGCGCACCCGGCTGATCGGCCGCGAGCGGGGCTATCACGGCGTCGGCTTTGGCGGAATCTCCGTGGGCGGTATCGTCAATAACCGCCGCTTCTTTGGCACCGCCCTCAACGGTGTCGATCATCTGCCCCATACCCATCTGAAAGAAAACGCCTTTACCAAGGGACAGCCGGAACACGGCGCCTATCTGGCCGAGGAGTTGGAGCGGCTGGTAGCCCTGCACGGGGCTGAGACCATCGCCGCGGTGATTGTCGAGCCGATGGCCGGCTCGACCGGGGTGCTGCTGCCGCCCAAAGGCTATCTGGAAAAGCTACGCGAGCTGACCACGAAGCATGGCATCCTGCTGATTTTTGACGAGGTCATCACCGGCTTCGGCCGTCTCGGCAGCCCGTTCGCGGCGCAGCATTTCGGCGTCATTCCGGACATGATGACCTGCGCCAAGGGCCTGACCAACGGCGTCATTCCGATGGGCGCCGTGCTGACCTCGGGCGCGATTCACGATGCCTTCATGCAAGGCCCCGACCATGTGATCGAGCTGTTCCACGGCTACACCTACTCCGGCAACCCGATCGCCTCGGCGGCTGGTATCGCCACGCTTGAGACCTATGCCGATGGCAACCTGCTGACCCGCGCTGCCAAGCTGGAAAAGCACTGGGAAAAAGCGCTGCACGGCCTCGCCGATCATCCTAACGTCATCGACATTCGCAACATGGGCCTGATCGGCGCGGTCGAGCTGGCCTCGATCCCCGATGCGCCGGGCAAGCGCGCCTTCGATGCCTTCGTGAAGGCGTTCGAGGCGGGGATCATGATCCGCATCACCGGCGATACCATAGCGCTCTCGCCGCCGTTGATCATTTCCGAGGAGCAGATCGACGAGCTGATCTCGACCCTCGGCAGCGTCATCAAGGCCACGGCATGA
- a CDS encoding TRAP transporter small permease — translation MRWLDRLEEVLIATLMAAATTLIFVAVVQRYALGLTADVVKFARGHEMEALSAAARSFYTSLRHVNLVWAQELCIIMFVWMAKFGAAYGVRTGIHVGIDVLINRLAPPRRKVMILFGLLAGAFFTGTIAIMGANFVRDMYHASSVSPDLELPQWMVYLAIPLGSSLMCFRFLQVAWNFYRTGELPHHDHGHVEGIEPEPDAGDLADGVDATGEAMIDSPLTPRDMTEDRKDR, via the coding sequence ATGCGCTGGCTCGACCGCCTCGAAGAGGTGCTGATCGCAACACTCATGGCGGCAGCGACGACGCTGATCTTTGTCGCCGTCGTCCAACGCTATGCGCTGGGATTGACCGCCGACGTCGTGAAATTCGCCCGCGGCCACGAGATGGAGGCGCTCAGCGCCGCCGCTCGCAGCTTCTACACATCTCTGCGCCATGTGAACCTCGTCTGGGCGCAGGAGCTTTGCATCATCATGTTCGTGTGGATGGCCAAGTTCGGCGCCGCCTACGGCGTACGCACCGGCATCCACGTTGGCATTGACGTGCTGATCAACCGCCTCGCCCCGCCGCGGCGCAAGGTCATGATCCTGTTCGGCCTGCTCGCCGGCGCCTTCTTCACCGGCACCATCGCGATCATGGGCGCCAATTTCGTGCGTGACATGTATCACGCCAGCTCGGTCTCTCCCGACCTCGAACTGCCGCAGTGGATGGTCTACCTTGCGATCCCGCTGGGCAGCTCGCTCATGTGCTTCCGCTTCCTGCAGGTCGCCTGGAATTTCTACCGCACCGGCGAGTTGCCGCATCACGATCACGGCCATGTCGAGGGCATCGAGCCCGAGCCGGATGCGGGTGACCTGGCAGACGGCGTCGATGCGACCGGCGAGGCGATGATCGACAGCCCGCTGACACCCCGCGACATGACCGAAGACCGGAAGGACCGCTGA
- a CDS encoding TRAP transporter substrate-binding protein, which translates to MNQFFQAGLRSGLAAVVAIGLAVPAFAQDITIKFSHVVAPDTPKGKGAEKFKELAEKYTEGKVKIEIYPNSQLYKDKEEMEALQLGAVQMLAPSLAKFGPLGVPDFEAFDLPYIFDGYDQLRKVTEGDVGAAMLAKLEPKGIKGLAYWDNGFKIMSANSPLLMPDDFLGLKMRIQSSKVLEAQMKALGAVPQVMAFSEVYQALQTGVVDGTENPPSNMYTQKMNEVQKNATISNHGYLGYAVIVNKKFWDGLPDDVRGNLEKAMAEATTYANGIAKDENDKAMQAMRDAGTTDFHEMTDEEKTAWKEALAPVREEMAGRIGADLIKQIEAATAAQ; encoded by the coding sequence ATGAACCAGTTTTTCCAGGCCGGGCTTCGCTCTGGCCTCGCTGCCGTTGTCGCTATCGGCTTGGCCGTGCCTGCCTTTGCGCAGGACATCACGATCAAGTTCAGCCACGTCGTCGCGCCCGACACGCCCAAGGGCAAGGGCGCCGAAAAGTTCAAGGAACTTGCCGAGAAATACACCGAGGGCAAGGTCAAGATCGAGATCTACCCCAACAGCCAGCTCTACAAGGACAAGGAGGAGATGGAGGCGCTGCAGTTGGGCGCCGTCCAGATGCTCGCCCCGTCGCTGGCCAAGTTCGGCCCGCTCGGCGTGCCCGATTTCGAGGCCTTCGACCTGCCCTACATCTTTGACGGCTACGACCAGCTGCGCAAGGTGACCGAGGGTGACGTCGGCGCCGCGATGTTGGCCAAGCTCGAGCCCAAGGGCATCAAGGGCCTCGCCTACTGGGACAACGGCTTCAAGATCATGTCGGCCAACAGCCCGCTGCTGATGCCGGATGATTTCCTGGGCCTGAAGATGCGCATCCAGTCCAGCAAGGTGCTGGAAGCGCAGATGAAGGCGCTGGGCGCCGTGCCGCAGGTGATGGCCTTCAGCGAGGTCTATCAGGCGCTGCAGACCGGCGTGGTGGACGGCACCGAGAACCCGCCTTCGAACATGTACACCCAGAAGATGAACGAGGTTCAAAAGAACGCCACGATCAGCAACCACGGGTATCTGGGCTACGCGGTGATCGTGAACAAGAAGTTCTGGGACGGTCTGCCCGACGACGTGCGCGGTAACTTGGAGAAGGCCATGGCCGAGGCGACGACCTACGCCAACGGCATCGCCAAGGACGAGAACGACAAGGCCATGCAGGCGATGCGTGACGCCGGCACCACCGACTTCCATGAGATGACGGATGAGGAGAAGACCGCGTGGAAAGAGGCCTTGGCCCCCGTCCGCGAGGAGATGGCCGGCCGCATCGGTGCCGATCTGATCAAGCAGATCGAGGCGGCGACCGCCGCGCAATAA
- a CDS encoding MATE family efflux transporter: MSRAPTLDESRPLWRAFLVFLLPLMAQNILQSLSATISSIIVGRTLGTRELAAAATFMPVVFFFIAFLIGITAGASVLIGQAYGAGKLSVVRRIAGTALTVSTLGGLVIAVLGVALTPRILHLLGTPPDILANATAYARASFITMPALFLFILGGALLRGMGDTVRPLLIQIVATAVSAALTYLLVTRTSLGIRGAAFGQGAAQLAAFVALALWLRALDHPLAPSARMLRRLRPDPKLLMTILRVGLPTGVQIVVGSLSGLVIVGLVNAFGSDATAAYGAVGQVQAYVQFPALSIAIAASIFGAQMIGAGQAQRLDSVVRTAMLMNLVLTGGLVVLVTLFSRSVVSLFITEPEVVDLAQRLLHIVTWSALMFGAGTIFSGVMRASGTVLVPMLIGVGCVLLIELPTAITLSGVMGLHGIWWGYVAGFAGLMILQGAYYMLVWRRKTVAALV, encoded by the coding sequence ATGTCCCGCGCACCGACCCTTGATGAGAGCCGCCCGCTGTGGCGCGCCTTCCTGGTTTTCCTGTTGCCGCTGATGGCGCAGAACATCCTGCAGTCGCTGTCGGCGACCATCAGCAGCATCATCGTCGGCCGCACGCTGGGCACGCGGGAGCTGGCGGCCGCGGCCACCTTCATGCCAGTCGTGTTCTTCTTCATCGCCTTCCTGATCGGCATCACCGCTGGCGCCAGCGTGTTGATCGGCCAGGCCTATGGCGCCGGAAAGCTGAGCGTGGTGCGCCGCATCGCCGGGACCGCACTGACGGTCTCGACCCTCGGCGGGCTGGTCATTGCCGTCCTCGGCGTCGCGTTGACGCCGCGCATCCTGCACCTGCTCGGCACGCCGCCCGACATTCTCGCGAATGCGACCGCTTACGCGCGCGCTTCGTTCATCACCATGCCGGCGCTGTTCCTGTTCATCCTGGGCGGGGCATTGCTGCGCGGGATGGGCGACACAGTGCGCCCGCTGCTGATCCAGATCGTAGCGACTGCGGTGTCGGCGGCGCTGACCTACCTGCTGGTGACGCGGACCAGCCTCGGGATCCGGGGCGCGGCCTTTGGCCAAGGCGCGGCCCAACTCGCCGCCTTCGTCGCACTTGCGCTGTGGCTGCGCGCGCTTGACCACCCCCTCGCGCCCTCTGCCAGGATGCTTCGCCGGCTGCGGCCGGATCCGAAGCTCCTGATGACCATACTGCGGGTCGGCCTGCCGACCGGGGTGCAGATCGTCGTCGGCTCGCTATCAGGGTTGGTGATCGTCGGGCTGGTCAACGCCTTTGGCTCCGACGCCACGGCGGCCTATGGCGCGGTCGGCCAGGTGCAGGCCTATGTCCAGTTCCCGGCGCTGTCGATCGCCATCGCGGCCTCGATCTTTGGCGCGCAGATGATCGGCGCGGGTCAGGCACAGCGCCTCGATTCCGTGGTGCGCACTGCGATGCTGATGAACCTTGTGCTGACCGGCGGGCTGGTGGTGCTGGTAACGCTGTTCTCGCGCAGCGTCGTGTCGCTCTTCATCACCGAGCCGGAGGTCGTGGACCTCGCCCAGCGCCTGCTGCACATCGTCACCTGGTCGGCCCTGATGTTCGGCGCAGGGACCATCTTCTCGGGCGTCATGCGCGCCTCGGGCACGGTCCTTGTCCCCATGCTGATCGGCGTCGGCTGCGTGCTGCTGATCGAGCTGCCGACCGCTATCACCCTGTCGGGCGTGATGGGCCTGCACGGCATCTGGTGGGGCTATGTCGCCGGATTTGCTGGACTTATGATCCTGCAGGGCGCCTATTATATGCTCGTCTGGCGGCGCAAGACAGTGGCCGCGCTCGTGTAA